A genome region from Triticum aestivum cultivar Chinese Spring chromosome 2B, IWGSC CS RefSeq v2.1, whole genome shotgun sequence includes the following:
- the LOC123046211 gene encoding lysine-rich arabinogalactan protein 19: MALVPLLLSLLLVSCAAQSPASSPSASKAAPVGAFPPQTFAAAPTTVKSPPQASSPSQVSAAPPTTSAASPSQVSAAPPTSSAASPSQMSAAPPTTVAASAPQVSAAPPTVAASAPQAAAAAPPTTAASPQLAAASAPTKSFAAAPLTATSPAASTVASPPFTATSPPPATSSPPVSAPPLAVTAAPPAMPPTVAAPPPAPVAAPMATPPATAPPAMAPSPLLMAPVASPIVPPATAPAPAPMSPAPAPMSPAPAPIFAPTPSPTMAPEPAPTMAPELSPIMAPSLSPLGSAGPAFAPVAEEDSAAGSARAGVAALVAMAAAGLVVLF, from the coding sequence ATGGCGCTTGTTCCTCTCCTCCTCTCGCTGCTCCTCGTCTCCTGCGCCGCGCAGTCGCCGGCCTCGTCGCCGTCCGCGTCCAAGGCTGCTCCGGTCGGCGCCTTCCCGCCGCAGACATTCGCCGCGGCGCCGACCACGGTCAAATCACCGCCGCAGGCCTCCTCGCCGTCGCAGGTGTCTGCAGCGCCGCCGACGACCTCGGCCGCCTCGCCGTCACAGGTGTCTGCGGCACCGCCGACGTCCTCGGCCGCCTCGCCGTCACAGATGTCTGCAGCACCGCCGACGACCGTCGCTGCCTCGGCGCCACAGGTGTCTGCCGCGCCACCGACTGTCGCTGCCTCAGCGCCGCAGGCTGCTGCGGCAGCTCCGCCGACAACGGCCGCCTCGCCGCAGCTTGCTGCCGCGTCAGCTCCGACAAAGAGCTTCGCCGCTGCACCACTCACCGCCACGTCGCCTGCGGCGTCCACTGTTGCCTCTCCGCCATTCACTGCCACGTCACCTCCACCTGCCACCTCCTCGCCACCCGTCTCTGCACCCCCTCTCGCAGTGACCGCAGCGCCTCCGGCGATGCCACCTACCGTCGCCGCGCCGCCTCCGGCCCCTGTGGCCGCACCCATGGCCACACCACCAGCCACCGCGCCTCCCGCAATGGCTCCGTCTCCCCTGCTCATGGCTCCCGTGGCATCGCCCATCGTCCCGCCAGCGACGGCCCCCGCACCGGCGCCCATGTCACCGGCACCGGCGCCCATGTCACCTGCACCGGCTCCGATCTTCGCCCCGACTCCGTCGCCCACGATGGCACCGGAGCCGGCGCCCACCATGGCGCCCGAGCTGTCGCCCATCATGGCCCCTTCGCTGTCCCCGCTCGGCTCGGCGGGCCCCGCGTTCGCGCCCGTGGCAGAGGAGGACTCGGCGGCCGGGAGCGCGCGCGCCGGCGTCGCCGCGCTCGTGGCCATGGCGGCTGCAGGGCTCGTGGTCTTGTTTTAA